The genomic window CCATTGTTAAACTTCTTAAAAATAAGAAAAATGTCTCGGAATTTCGCCTCGCAGAGATGATCAAAGAAGAGGTCAATATTGTACGAAATATGCTCTACCGCCTCTACCACCTCAACCTTGTTTCTTTCACCCGCAGAAAGGATAAAACAAAGGGGTGGTACATCTACTATTGGACTCTTAATCCCAAGCAACTAAAACATGTCGTAATACAAAACAAGAAAGAGAAATTAGAAAAGCTCAAGGCACGCCTTGAACGTGAGAGCGGAAATCCTTTTTTCATCTGTGAAAATGCTTGCATGAGACTTGAGTTTGATACCGCTCTTACCTATGAATTTAAGTGTCCTGAATGTGGAGAGCTTATGCAACAAGAAGATAATTCTAAAAAGATCAAAGAGATTGAAAAAGAAATTAGCGAGATTGAAAAGCAAATCAGTGCCTGAACGCATTAGTTGAATGTGTTCTTAGTATTTGAACAAATCAGGGTAGCGATGTTTTACTTCAGGTACTAACTGCTCTGGTGCATAGATGCCAAGTTCTGAAATAATTGCAAGTATATGATCCGGATCTATGCGCTCAAATGCGGGGTTGGCAATTTTAAGTTTTCTTGGTGGTTTTTCCCAGACTTCTTTCGGATCGCGTTCCTCTATGACGATATTACTTCCTTGAATGGTGAGTGGATCTAATTTCCATGAATGCGTGCAGATATACACAGGGCAATCAAAAGATGATGCAAGGTATGAAAAAGCTCCAGATCCTATTTTATTATACACGCTTCCTTCTGTTGAGATAGCATCTGCTCCCATAAGAAACATGTCTGACTTTCTGAGCATAACTCCTATTGCTGCATCAACGTGGTGTTCAACATCAATACCTGCCTTCACTAATTCTCGGGCAGTAACTCTTCCTTGGAAACGAGGACGCGTTTCCGTGTTGAGAACTTTGAACGTTTTTCCTTGTTTTTTTGCTGCGATGAGTATGTCCACCACAGTTGAAGAATGGCAATGTGTTGCAATAACCATTCCGTTTTGAATTTTTTGTACACCAAATTCAACAATAGTTTTTTTGGAATCTTCAATAAACTGTTCTATGAACTCAATGCGCTTGTGAAGTTGTTGTTTTATTTCTTCAGGTTCTTGATCAAAATTTAGAGTTAGAACGTAGTTAAGCGCGTTGTGCATGAGGGGTTCTGTTACTCTTGTTTTGAGAAGTTGATCGCGTGCGCGGAGCAACTCCTGGGCGTACTGTTTTGACGGTTTAAGAAAACGTAATGATTGAACAGCTGCAAGGGCAACATTTGATGCACCTTGCACTTTAAGCGACTTAATGTCGTAAAGTGTCTGCTTGAAGCTCATTTATTTTTCTTCTTGAGTAGATTTTCAATTTGAACCTCTTCTCTTCCAATGCGTCTTGCAATGCGAAGAAGATTTTGATCCATGTTAGCAATTCTTCTCTCAAGAAGAACAAGAATACGTAGACTGTAAACGATTGCTGCAAGCGTCCCGACGATGATTGCAAGTGTTACTGATTCAAGTGGCAGAACCATAGTGATTTCCTCCTTTTTCGTATAAAAGGGGGATTAGTGGTATTTAAAGGTTTTGCGTGTTGGTTATCAGTTATCAGCTGTTTGCTAAACCACCTCTAAAATAGGTTTGTTGTGCGTCCTATGATTTTACTACTGTCTTGCCCACTCCCTGTGGAAGAATTCTGAGAGTGCTTCTGCGAAGAATGGTGTATTAAGCCAAACACCTGAATCATATGAGGGGTGCACTTGAGCATCGTCAACAAGCATGAATGTTATTTGCTTCTTGTCAACAAGTACAAATCTTCCTTTGATATCCTTTATGTGTCTGATTTGCGCAATATCTTTGAGCTCCTCTGCTAGTTGCTGCGTTTTTTTGGTAACAGGTGCTGCGATTTTAATATCAACACCTTTTTCTTTTGCTCGCTTGAGAAGGTGTTTGAAGGACTCTGCTTTTCTTAAGAATCCTTCTTCTGTGGTCATGATCGTGATGCTTTTCTCCGCGTTTTTTATCATATGTTCAATGTGTGAGTACAGATTTGATCGTCCTTTGATTGCACCGGAAATTTCGGTGGGATCAACCATTTCAATTCCTTGTGAGTGAAGAGCGGAGAGTTCTTCGAGTACTTCTGAGCGCTTGAGTTCTTCTATCATTTTCTGCTCTCTTTGAGCATTTTCAACAATTTTCTTTTTGACGCGTTCGAGAACTTCATGCGGTGGAACTGCAACGTAGTTGATGGGTTTTCCCAACTTCATTACAATAAAACCTTTTTTCTCCAAGGATTCAAGAACGTCGTATGAGCGTGATCGTGGTACGTTTGCAATGTCTGAGAGTTCACCCGCTGTTGATACACCTCTTGAGAGAAGCGCTGTCCAGAGTTTTGACTCGTATGCGTTGAGTCCGAAGTCTTTGAGCTTGTTCAAAAATTCTTTATCGACAATCATGGTTATAGTTCCTCTTCGTAAGAGTTGTCAGCGGTATCTACCGATTTGTGTAGTTGGTTTATATATAAACCTTTAGGTTTTTTATTATTCCTGAGTAGTCAAATCTCTCATTGAGTTGGAAATGCTATTGAAAATGCTATTGCACAAGTTACCAAGTAGCGCTCTACCCCCCCCAAAACTCCTCTCTACTCCCTCCATCTACCACTTCAAAGTCTTTCCTTTTGCAATCCCCAACTTCCTTGCAGAACCTGCAGGTACTTCTACTACGTAGGTTGATGCAAAACGCAAGCAATACACCTGCCAAGGGCGGAATTGTTCCTTCACAAAAAGAACTCTCTTTGTAGCATCAAGTTCGATCAGATCGATCGGCCCAAATACAAACCACATGTGAAATACCACTCGTTTTGGTTTTTTAAAAACAAAAACCAACGCCTTTTTTGCAGGTCGTTCAAACATAAATCCCTTTGATTGAGAAAGTGCCGAGTGAAGAATGCGTACATCAAACCACTTACGTAGATCACAGACCATATTCTCTTCTCAAAGAGCCTTTATTTATAAAGCAAGAGGAGTTTTCTCAACAACCACCTCAAAACATTACACCACCAACCACCCCACGTAGATGCGAAAAAGAGCCAGAAAACACGATTTTCCAGTGGAAATCAAGGGGGTTTTCCTCTTCAAACAACCATATTGAGTGCTTGATATTTAAAAACAAAAGTATTTATAAATGAAAGGGGCTTATTGTATTTAAACGAGGGACCATCCCATGACAAAAGATATTACCATTGTAAACATTGTCGTCTCATCGGCATTAGGAAAAGATGTGCCATTAGAAAAAATGGCAGCAACACTCTCCAACACAGAGTATAACCCAGAACAATTCCCCGGACTTGTTTTTCGCATTAAAGAACCAAAAACATCAGCACTTATTTTTAACTCAGGAAAAATAGTTTGCACCGGTGCGAAAAACCTTGAAGAAGTACGCCAATCAATTCGAGAAATCATCAAAAGTCTTGAAAAAATCAATATCATCATTGAAGAAGAACCAGATTTCACTATTCAAAACATGGTTGCAAGCGGGTCTATAGGTATGGATCTTAACCTTAACACCCTTGCCATGAAATTACAAAACACAGAATACGAACCTGAACAATTCCCCGGACTTGTCTACAAAGTAAACATTGAACCTGAAGGAAAGAAAAGCTACAGTGCAACCTTCCTGCTCTTCTCAAACGGAAAAATAGTTTGTACAGGAACCAAAAGTGAAGAACAGGTCCACGAATCCGTGGGTGTTCTTATAGAAAACCTCAAGAAAGTCAAGTAAATTTTTTCCATATATGTTTTAAACTTCAAAAAGAAAAGTAGCGGTAGCTATGGACGCATCACAACAAATACAGGAATTTGCAGATTTTCTCGAATCATATTACTACACAGCAGTTCTTGAAAATATTCGTCAAGGAAAACACTTCCTTAACGTAGATTTCTCCCTCTTATCACGCCACTCACCTGAACTTGCAGAGTTGCTCCTTGAAACACCTGAAGAAGTTCTCAAAGCAGGAGAGCTTGCCATTAAAAACTTTCCACACCAGAAAAAAATCAAACGATTTAGTCTGCGATTCTACAACCTTCCCCCCTCTCAAACCATTGCCATACGAAACATCAGAGCAGAACACATAGGTCGTATGGTTTGTGTTGAAGGAATAGTCCGTCAAAAATCAGATGTACGACCACAAGTAACCAGTGCACGCTTTGAATGTCCTAGTTGTGGAAACATTCTTACCATCATTCAAAACGACCAAAAATTCAAAGAACCCTCACGTTGTGGCTGCGGTCGAAAAGGAAAATTCAAACTCATAGGAAAAGAACTTGCTGATGCTCAAAAAATAGTTCTTGAAGAATCACCTGAATCACTCGAAGGAGGATCACAACCAAAACGCCTTGACTTCTTTATGAAATACGATCTCGTAGCCCCACTCTCAGACAAAAAAACAAACCCAGGATCGAAAATAAGAGTAACCGGAGTAGTTATTGAAATCCCTATTCCCGCAAGAGACGGCGGACAACTCACCCGCTACGATCTTGCAATAGAAGTTAATCATGTTGAAAGTATTGAAGAAGACTTTGATGAAATTGAAATCACAGATGAAGAAAAAGAAAAAATTGAAGAACTTGCTTCAAAAGAAAATATTGTTGAACTTCTTGTTAAAAGCATTGCTCCGGGAATTTACGGTCATGAAGAAATCAAGGAAGCAATCATCCTTCAACTCATGGGAGGGGTGAAAAAAGTAAGAGATGATGGTGGAATAAACAGAGGAGATATGCACGTACTCCTTGTAGGAGATCCGGGAGCAGGAAAATCTCAACTCATCAAACGAGCACAAATAGTAGCTCCAAAATCAAGATACGTCTCAGGAAAAGGAGCCTCAGCTGCAGGTCTTACCGCTTCAGTTGTTAAAGATGACTTCCTTAAAGGATGGGCGCTTGAAGCAGGAGCACTTGTCCTTGCAAACAAAGGGTTTGCAATGATTGACGAGATGGACAAGATGAGCAAAGAAGACCAATCAGCAATGCACGAAGCACTTGAACAACAAACCGTCACCATTGCAAAAGCAAGCATTCAAGCAACACTTCGTTGTGAAACCACCGTTCTTGCAGCAGCAAACCCAAAGTGGGGGCGATTTGACCCTTATGAAATAGTTGCAAAACAAATTGACATGCCCCCCGCACTTATCTCACGATTTGATCTTATCTTTCCCGTACGTGACCTTCCAAACAAGGAAAACGATGCAAAACTTGCAGGATTCTTACTAAGGGTTCATCAAACCAGTGAAACAACCAAACCACCCATTGAAACAGAACTTTTACGAAAATTCATCGCCTATGCAAGAAGCAGATGTAAGCCTCGCCTTAGCGAAGAAGCCATAACTGAATTACAAAACTACTACGTCTCCATGCGTAACAAGGGAGAAGAAAGTGCTCACAGATCAATCCCCATCACCGCACGCCAACTTGAAGCACTTGTAAGGCTCTCAGAAGCCTCTGCGAAGACAAGACTCTCGCAAGAAGTTGAAAAACAAGACGCGCATAGAGCAATACGCCTTCTTGACTACTGCATGCGACAAATCGGTGTTGATCCTGATACCGGTGAGATTGACGTAGACGTTATTGCAACAGGAATTAGTTCAAGCTCAAGAAATCAAATCATTACCATCAAAGAGCTCATCACAGAACTAGAAGGAAAAGTAGGAAAACAGATCCCTGTTGATGATCTCGTCGCACTCGCACAAGAACGTAACATTGACGCTGATAAAGTTGATGAATTAATTGAAAAACTCAAACGCTCAGGAGATATTTTCGAGCCAAAAAGAGGATTTATACAAAAAATCTAACTCCCCTCATCGCACCGCTTAAGATACCTACCTGGAATAAACCGATTTCGATTTGCTCCTGCCCTCAACAGGTGACAACATAACAACTCTTAAATGTCTTTATCCTTACTCTTAACACATCTATTACATAACAACATTACAATGGAACCTAGGCAAATCGCATACAAAATAACACTCAAAGATCTTGAAAAAGGTCGCTTTGAACAAGCACAAGGAGCATCACCTAATGGCATACGCATAGGCTCCACTCTTATTTCTCGTGTTCAAATCATAGCTGTTGTTACCGCCCATTCAGATGCAGGATTTGTCATAGATGATGGGACTAGCAGCATGAGTGTAAGAGTTTTTGAAGAGCGAACGCCTCCCCCGATAGGAAGTGTTATTTCTCTTGTTGGGCGTCCAAGAGAATTTCAAACACAACGATACATCATTCCAGAAGGATATGTTCAAGTAGATTCTGCTTGGCTCAAAGTAAGACAAAAAGAATTAGAACGTATCACCTATTCAGAAACACACAGTGAATTCGATCAAGAGGGTGCACCCGAAGAAAGTAAAATCCCTGTACAAGAAACCGCAGAGAAAAGCTTAGAAGAAGAAAACGTTGAAGACGTAGAAGAAATTGTAGACGAGCCCGCACAAAACCCCCTTGAAGCACTTCTCACAGCAATGAAAGCATTAGATGACGGTTCAGGCATTGCATATGAAGATCTTACCACTGTTTGTGATGATGCAATGATACAAAAACTTCTTGAAGCAGGGGAGATTTTTGAGATTAGACCTGGCATGTACAAAGTTCTAGAATAGAGCAGGAGTAATCCACGCTTCAACTACGCCAGCAACCACCAAAACACCTAGCGAAATAAGGATAAGATAACTTGCATCACGCATGATCTTATCAAATTCCTGTGTTCTAAAATGATGATTAATAACAGCAACGGAGATGATTCCCCCAGCAAGACCTGCAATCATATACGCAACCATTTCAGGAAGTCCATGAATAAAATATCTTGTAATGCCCATAGAAATTGCAGGAAGGGTTGATGTCGCATTGCTTTGTATTGCCTGTTTTGCAAAACTCCCAATTGCAACTGCAAGCACAGAAGCATTCCATGTCAAAATGAAAATAGCACCTGCACCATAAAAAAAGGCAAAGATGATACAAAAAGTAAGCACCTTGATGTTATTACTGAGAATGGCACTAAAATGGTTCAATCCAACACTTGACCCTGTCGCAGCACCATTAATTCTTGCAATGGTTGAGAGTTGCTGATGAAAAAGATTTGCACTCATTGGTTCTGGAAGAAAAATATACCACAGAGTAAGAGAGATAGTGATACCAACGAAAAGGAATAAGAAAAACGCGATAACCCTTGAGTGTTCCTTGAGTAAAGGTAATTCATCTTCAATGAGAAGATCCTTTTTTTCTTCAGCACGAATAGCATGAAACATAAGAGGAACACAAGCAAAAACCGTAAAAAACACCATCACAAGATCTGCGCGTTCAGGAAAAATCCACAGTGCAAGAAAAACTGCAACACTTGAAATGATCGCACCGTAAAAGAATAACTCCCAAGGATGTTTTTTCGCAGAAAGAGGTGTGATGATACTTTCAAGAACCATACCCCTTATTTATAAAGAGTGTTTTTAAATATTTCCATAGTTTTAAATAAAAGTCAGATGGTTCTACTACATATGGATTACGAAGCACTGCTCGAAAAGGCAAGAAAAGAACTTCCTGAAAGCGTAACGGAAGCTGAGCGTTTTGAAATTCCCAAAGTAAAAGGACACTTACAAGGGAATAAAACCATTATTTCAAACTTCCCGCAAATCTGTGATACGCTTAGCAGACCGCCTGCGCATGTTCTCAAATTTATTCTTCGAGAACTTGGAGCTCCTGGCGATATGAAAGGAAACCAGCTCGTCATAGGAACAAAGCTTGCAGCTTCGCGTATTAATGAAAAAATAAGAAAGTATGCAACGGAGTTCGTTCTTTGTCGCAAATGCGGAAAACCTGATACAACAATTGTCAAAGAAGGCTCAATAAGTTATCTCAAATGTAGTGCTTGTGGGGCTCAACACCACGTGAAAACTTTGTAAAGACCCAGCCAAGGTACACACTAATCAAGGAAACAACCCTCGTTTATCCAAACCACGCTCCAAGCCCTAATTGTTTTTCTTTATCCCTTCCAAACACACCTTCAACTTGTCGTTTGAGAAGGTCAAGAGTTTGTTTAAGATAGGTGTCCACTTCATACGCTTGTGCAAGTGAAAGACTAGGCTCAAGGTATTTCACAACAGAGCCTTCTGAAATGGTAAAAATAATTTTGCCTCCGCACCTCTCACATTTTGCTCGTAGAGGGGGTCTGCGGTATTTCTCATTGCAATGCACACAACGAAATACTTGTGACGAAAACTTTCTAAGATTCCCTTTAATATCCCTTAAAAAATGTTTTTCAATTACTGTTTTTGCGACAACAGTGGTGTCTACTGCTCTTATTTTCTGTGCAAGATCCATCTGACCTTTAAGCTTCTCTTCCATTGAAGGAAGTGTTTTATACGCCGAGCAAAGAACACCCTCATTAAAATCTCTTGTATCATGAGTAAATCCCATGTTTTCAAACTGGTCGGGTGTATTAATCGTTGATTTTATCGTCTTGATATCTACTTCCCAAGGCATTTTGTATTCAAGAGCTGCCTCATACAATTCAAGAGGGTAGCGCCATACAATATCAACATCAAAAGCCATGTCATCAACTTCTGCAGGTGTAAGAATAGTGGTGAGAACTAATGGTGCATCCATTGTTCCTCCTCGAGATCCTGGTAAGAATTTCTTTGAAAAATTAAGAAAACCATCAAGTAACATGAAAAAACCTAATTCATCGCCATCAGTGTCTCTTCTCTCAGCTGCGTGAAGGTAGGGATGTGCGAAGAAACCTTGAGATTTTGTAAAACCTATGATCCTGCACACCATTCCTGCTGATGTGTGTGGCGCTAATGCTATCATTAAGTGACCAACCAAGTCCTCGCGTCCCTTTACATTATAAAAAGGCTCTAAACCATAGACTTTTTCAAGAAGTTCATCAATAAACTGACACACTCTTATGAATACTTTATCTGTTGGCTCTTCTGGATTAGTCGGACAGCAAGGAAGAATGCAATCCTGAGGGAATATTTCAAGGATTTGATCATCGTTTTCAAGCGGTTTTCCTTTAATGTCATGCGTGTAACCTAATTCCTTGAGTTTTTCCACAGATGTTCCTATTTCCTTGGGTTTAAAATGAGTGCAAGGAAGCTCAGAAGCATCACATCTTATTGTTCCATCCTTGTTAACGTAGATTTCGTGTTTTGCTCTAAGAATTGCTTTTGTTAAGTGTTCTGGAATGTGTTCCCTATTACTTGTTCCACGTATGCCTTTAATAAGATCAGGATACGTGTTCATTCCTAATTGTTCAAGTGCTTTGTTAAAGTAATGTCGGATATCAATATCTTTTTTCATATAGGTTTGTTGTTGCTTTTTATCATCTTTTTTCGTCGTTATTTTTCCTGTTTGTACGTCATAGTAGAGTGGAATGGTTTTATTTCCGGTAACTTCATCTCTGCGATAAATGGTTTCCCTTCCTGTTTGAGGATCTTTGAATAAAGAAAATTCAGCTCTTACCTTTCCTGCTTCAAGTGCAGCTTGGAATGATCTGAGTCTTCCTCCTTCCTCACCTATGGGAAACAAGCCGTGAGGAGAACCTGTGAGTTTTCGCATCTTTGCTTTTTCGGGACGACCCATACGAGCGCCGATGAAGGTTCCTGATTTATCACGAATAATTACTGGTCCTCCTTGGAGCAGATCTAGCCCTGTTTTTCCTTCTTGTGTGAGTTGCCTTCCAAGAAGAACTTGCGAGAGAATCGTTGCTTCTTTTTCTTCAAATACTACTTGTTGCTCAACTTTAAGATGAGGAATTCCTGCAATTTCAGCTATTCTTTTTTCGGGTCCGAGAGGACACACTATTTTTTTAAGAACACCGTCTTCTTTGAAATGTTTTCCAAGTGCAAGCCAATGTTGTAACTGACGCATCTGCTCTGCTGAAATTTCTTTGAAAAAAAACGTATATGTCGGGTGCAGAGGTGTTGAGAGGAATTTAGCAATACGCAAGGCCTGTGATACACTTGGTTTTGACCTTAAAGGATTTCTGATAAAACTCTCGAACACTTGAGCATCAATTGAACACAGTTCTGCTGCTTTTTCATAATTAAGCTCTCCGAACATTTCAACTATTGCTTTTTCAACTTCTTGACTCCACCATTCTTCACAATACCCTGCAGGAGCAAGTACGTGTGCGCGGTTAAGAAAATCACCATAATTGATGAGAACATCTCCTAAGTAGAGAATTTCTTCAACTTCTTTATTATACTCTTTTGCTTGTTTTATGGTATCAAGACGAAGAACTCTTCCATTTTTGAGGCGAACAATAGGACCTTCAATAGTGTCACACGGAGTAAATGCAGCACCTTTTCCAGGCCGTTCTACTTTGAGTTGAGTTCCTATTGCAATAAAATCATCCATGATGAACATAGATGCTGGATGAATGCATTGAGCTGAATACCCTGATGTTCTTGACCTTCCATACCTAAGACGAAACGCTCCTGATGCAAGAGGCATCCCGATAATAGGTCTTCCTGCCACGAGATCTTTTACGAAAGTAAAGTCAGGTGTGATTTTTGGTTTTTCTTTTCCATCATCCTTTTTTGCTCCTGCTGCCTTTGCTTTTTTTTGTACGGCGAGAAATTCTTCTAGGAAATTCCAGTGTTCTAAACCAAAATCTGCACCCCATTT from Candidatus Woesearchaeota archaeon includes these protein-coding regions:
- a CDS encoding transcription factor, with the protein product MGLVLTPMKLSNKLIEETIADVAGPDVVAIVKLLKNKKNVSEFRLAEMIKEEVNIVRNMLYRLYHLNLVSFTRRKDKTKGWYIYYWTLNPKQLKHVVIQNKKEKLEKLKARLERESGNPFFICENACMRLEFDTALTYEFKCPECGELMQQEDNSKKIKEIEKEISEIEKQISA
- a CDS encoding TrmB family transcriptional regulator, whose protein sequence is MIVDKEFLNKLKDFGLNAYESKLWTALLSRGVSTAGELSDIANVPRSRSYDVLESLEKKGFIVMKLGKPINYVAVPPHEVLERVKKKIVENAQREQKMIEELKRSEVLEELSALHSQGIEMVDPTEISGAIKGRSNLYSHIEHMIKNAEKSITIMTTEEGFLRKAESFKHLLKRAKEKGVDIKIAAPVTKKTQQLAEELKDIAQIRHIKDIKGRFVLVDKKQITFMLVDDAQVHPSYDSGVWLNTPFFAEALSEFFHREWARQ
- a CDS encoding DUF192 domain-containing protein: MVCDLRKWFDVRILHSALSQSKGFMFERPAKKALVFVFKKPKRVVFHMWFVFGPIDLIELDATKRVLFVKEQFRPWQVYCLRFASTYVVEVPAGSARKLGIAKGKTLKW
- a CDS encoding TATA-box-binding protein yields the protein MTKDITIVNIVVSSALGKDVPLEKMAATLSNTEYNPEQFPGLVFRIKEPKTSALIFNSGKIVCTGAKNLEEVRQSIREIIKSLEKINIIIEEEPDFTIQNMVASGSIGMDLNLNTLAMKLQNTEYEPEQFPGLVYKVNIEPEGKKSYSATFLLFSNGKIVCTGTKSEEQVHESVGVLIENLKKVK
- a CDS encoding AAA family ATPase, translated to MDASQQIQEFADFLESYYYTAVLENIRQGKHFLNVDFSLLSRHSPELAELLLETPEEVLKAGELAIKNFPHQKKIKRFSLRFYNLPPSQTIAIRNIRAEHIGRMVCVEGIVRQKSDVRPQVTSARFECPSCGNILTIIQNDQKFKEPSRCGCGRKGKFKLIGKELADAQKIVLEESPESLEGGSQPKRLDFFMKYDLVAPLSDKKTNPGSKIRVTGVVIEIPIPARDGGQLTRYDLAIEVNHVESIEEDFDEIEITDEEKEKIEELASKENIVELLVKSIAPGIYGHEEIKEAIILQLMGGVKKVRDDGGINRGDMHVLLVGDPGAGKSQLIKRAQIVAPKSRYVSGKGASAAGLTASVVKDDFLKGWALEAGALVLANKGFAMIDEMDKMSKEDQSAMHEALEQQTVTIAKASIQATLRCETTVLAAANPKWGRFDPYEIVAKQIDMPPALISRFDLIFPVRDLPNKENDAKLAGFLLRVHQTSETTKPPIETELLRKFIAYARSRCKPRLSEEAITELQNYYVSMRNKGEESAHRSIPITARQLEALVRLSEASAKTRLSQEVEKQDAHRAIRLLDYCMRQIGVDPDTGEIDVDVIATGISSSSRNQIITIKELITELEGKVGKQIPVDDLVALAQERNIDADKVDELIEKLKRSGDIFEPKRGFIQKI
- a CDS encoding translation initiation factor IF-2 subunit beta gives rise to the protein MDYEALLEKARKELPESVTEAERFEIPKVKGHLQGNKTIISNFPQICDTLSRPPAHVLKFILRELGAPGDMKGNQLVIGTKLAASRINEKIRKYATEFVLCRKCGKPDTTIVKEGSISYLKCSACGAQHHVKTL
- a CDS encoding DNA polymerase II large subunit; translation: MNSSPKLQAYFDSLQKYSAKALEIASKAREQGFDPDDQVEIQIAKNMAERVVGLISVIAPQIRGSGADKRIVELEKQYGVLDWRVALQIALEVAQEKFCKFKDKKEAMEVGIRMGFAYGTVGVVSSPLEGFVDLDIKPRRDGEGEYFCINYAGPVRNAGGTAAAWSVIIADYVRKNMGYAQYDPTEDEIKRCATEIADYHERVTNLQYFPSKEETDFLMRHIPVEIGGDASEDIEVSNYKDLPRIATNKIRSGYCLIHSSCIPLKAPKLWKELSKWGADFGLEHWNFLEEFLAVQKKAKAAGAKKDDGKEKPKITPDFTFVKDLVAGRPIIGMPLASGAFRLRYGRSRTSGYSAQCIHPASMFIMDDFIAIGTQLKVERPGKGAAFTPCDTIEGPIVRLKNGRVLRLDTIKQAKEYNKEVEEILYLGDVLINYGDFLNRAHVLAPAGYCEEWWSQEVEKAIVEMFGELNYEKAAELCSIDAQVFESFIRNPLRSKPSVSQALRIAKFLSTPLHPTYTFFFKEISAEQMRQLQHWLALGKHFKEDGVLKKIVCPLGPEKRIAEIAGIPHLKVEQQVVFEEKEATILSQVLLGRQLTQEGKTGLDLLQGGPVIIRDKSGTFIGARMGRPEKAKMRKLTGSPHGLFPIGEEGGRLRSFQAALEAGKVRAEFSLFKDPQTGRETIYRRDEVTGNKTIPLYYDVQTGKITTKKDDKKQQQTYMKKDIDIRHYFNKALEQLGMNTYPDLIKGIRGTSNREHIPEHLTKAILRAKHEIYVNKDGTIRCDASELPCTHFKPKEIGTSVEKLKELGYTHDIKGKPLENDDQILEIFPQDCILPCCPTNPEEPTDKVFIRVCQFIDELLEKVYGLEPFYNVKGREDLVGHLMIALAPHTSAGMVCRIIGFTKSQGFFAHPYLHAAERRDTDGDELGFFMLLDGFLNFSKKFLPGSRGGTMDAPLVLTTILTPAEVDDMAFDVDIVWRYPLELYEAALEYKMPWEVDIKTIKSTINTPDQFENMGFTHDTRDFNEGVLCSAYKTLPSMEEKLKGQMDLAQKIRAVDTTVVAKTVIEKHFLRDIKGNLRKFSSQVFRCVHCNEKYRRPPLRAKCERCGGKIIFTISEGSVVKYLEPSLSLAQAYEVDTYLKQTLDLLKRQVEGVFGRDKEKQLGLGAWFG